In the Rhabdothermincola sediminis genome, one interval contains:
- a CDS encoding J domain-containing protein: MSDPSPYEVLGVAPTASMEEIRRAYLGLARDAHPDLHPHGERHAADERMRRINAAWAIVGDERRRRTYDEQRRRATPAAGPRGGPSPGFVPVMDDDTDYAALLDQTPVVGASIPRWLQVLPAALWVIGLLGVVSGLVAGFAPLLAVGAIGFVLGWIAFAAAPALAVARSYRAERD; this comes from the coding sequence ATGAGCGACCCGTCGCCCTACGAGGTGCTCGGCGTGGCACCGACGGCATCGATGGAGGAGATCCGTCGCGCCTACCTGGGCTTGGCCCGCGATGCCCACCCGGACCTGCACCCCCACGGCGAGCGCCACGCGGCCGACGAGCGCATGCGCCGCATCAACGCCGCGTGGGCGATCGTCGGCGACGAGCGCCGGCGCCGGACCTACGACGAGCAGCGTCGGCGCGCCACGCCTGCTGCGGGACCGCGCGGCGGGCCGAGCCCGGGTTTCGTTCCGGTGATGGACGACGACACCGACTACGCCGCGCTGCTCGACCAGACGCCAGTGGTGGGGGCGAGCATCCCGCGCTGGCTCCAGGTGCTCCCCGCGGCGCTGTGGGTCATCGGCCTGCTCGGTGTGGTGAGCGGGCTGGTGGCCGGTTTCGCGCCCCTGCTGGCGGTTGGCGCCATCGGTTTCGTGCTGGGATGGATCGCCTTCGCCGCGGCGCCCGCCTTGGCGGTGGCCCGCAGCTATCGGGCCGAGCGCGACTGA
- the ygfZ gene encoding CAF17-like 4Fe-4S cluster assembly/insertion protein YgfZ, with translation MTGFGPIAHGYHAIRADVAAVPIERDLLLVSGPDADTFLQGQLSQDVSTLAVAGPSWSFLLRPDGKVVAWLRIARLGADRFVLDVDAGWGQVAVERLERFKLRVKVDIQPIEGWSWVALRGPGLGGVDLGSAAAELILPADWPGLAGADLVGPAVRVPDGVLEVPAAVLEVARIEAGVPRMGAELDERTIPAEAGAWVVESSVSFTKGCYTGQELVARIDARGAHVPRHLRGLELAGSELPPPGAAVVVGERDVGRITSAAPSPRTGGVVALGYVGRAVEPPVDALVRWDGRELPGSIRSLPLVVG, from the coding sequence ATGACCGGTTTCGGCCCCATCGCCCACGGCTACCACGCCATACGGGCCGACGTGGCCGCGGTGCCCATCGAGCGTGATCTGCTCCTGGTGTCGGGGCCCGACGCGGACACGTTCTTGCAGGGCCAGCTCAGCCAGGACGTCTCCACCCTCGCCGTCGCCGGGCCGTCGTGGTCCTTCCTGCTCCGACCCGACGGCAAGGTCGTGGCGTGGCTGCGGATCGCCCGCCTGGGTGCCGACCGTTTCGTCCTCGATGTCGACGCCGGTTGGGGCCAGGTGGCGGTGGAGCGCCTCGAACGGTTCAAGCTTCGGGTGAAGGTGGACATCCAGCCGATTGAGGGGTGGAGCTGGGTGGCGCTCCGAGGGCCGGGGCTGGGCGGGGTCGACCTCGGGTCCGCCGCCGCGGAGCTGATCCTCCCCGCCGACTGGCCGGGGCTGGCGGGAGCCGACCTGGTCGGGCCGGCGGTGCGGGTCCCCGACGGGGTTCTGGAGGTGCCGGCCGCCGTGCTGGAGGTGGCCCGGATCGAAGCAGGGGTGCCGCGGATGGGAGCCGAGCTCGACGAGCGCACGATCCCGGCGGAGGCAGGGGCCTGGGTGGTGGAGTCCTCGGTCAGCTTCACCAAGGGCTGCTACACCGGTCAGGAGCTGGTGGCGCGCATCGACGCCCGGGGCGCTCACGTCCCCCGGCACCTCCGGGGCCTCGAGCTCGCGGGGTCGGAGCTGCCCCCGCCGGGGGCGGCGGTGGTCGTGGGGGAGCGGGACGTGGGGCGGATCACCAGTGCGGCCCCCTCGCCTCGCACGGGCGGTGTGGTGGCACTGGGCTACGTGGGGCGGGCGGTCGAACCACCCGTCGACGCACTCGTGCGATGGGACGGTCGGGAGCTACCGGGCTCGATCCGGTCACTGCCGCTGGTGGTGGGATGA
- the trpC gene encoding indole-3-glycerol phosphate synthase TrpC, giving the protein MTATYLDRILAAHRAAAAADDRPLDELVARAAAAPEPRGFRAALAEAARHELAVIAEVKRRSPSKGDLRPGLDPAELARRYEQGGAACLSVLTDHEFFGGSADDLRTARAACSRPVLRKDFTVCERDVCDTRLMGADCVLLIVAALSDAELARLWRLARDLDLDVLVEVHDEAELDRALAAGADLVGVNQRDLVTFEVDTERAVRLAGLLPGEVVRVAESGITGPADAAILRGAGYHAVLVGESIVRSGDPAGAVAALRRAV; this is encoded by the coding sequence GTGACGGCCACCTACCTCGACCGGATCCTGGCCGCGCACCGCGCGGCCGCGGCGGCCGACGACCGGCCACTCGACGAGCTCGTCGCCCGGGCCGCCGCCGCGCCCGAGCCTCGGGGGTTCCGGGCCGCACTCGCCGAGGCGGCCCGGCACGAGCTGGCGGTGATCGCCGAGGTGAAGCGCCGCTCACCGTCCAAGGGAGACCTGCGCCCCGGGCTGGATCCTGCCGAGCTGGCCCGCCGGTACGAGCAGGGGGGTGCGGCCTGCCTGTCGGTGCTCACCGACCACGAGTTCTTCGGAGGCTCGGCCGACGACCTGCGAACGGCCCGGGCGGCCTGCTCACGGCCCGTGCTGCGCAAGGACTTCACCGTGTGCGAGCGCGACGTCTGCGACACCCGGCTCATGGGGGCGGACTGCGTGCTGCTGATCGTGGCCGCCCTCAGCGACGCCGAGCTGGCACGGCTGTGGCGCCTGGCCCGGGATCTCGACCTGGACGTGCTGGTGGAGGTCCACGACGAGGCGGAGCTCGACCGAGCCTTGGCTGCCGGCGCCGACCTGGTGGGGGTCAACCAGCGGGATCTGGTCACCTTCGAGGTGGACACCGAACGAGCCGTGCGGCTGGCAGGGCTCCTGCCCGGGGAGGTGGTCCGGGTGGCGGAGTCGGGCATCACTGGCCCTGCTGATGCCGCGATCTTGCGTGGCGCGGGCTACCACGCGGTGCTGGTGGGGGAGTCCATCGTGCGCTCGGGCGATCCGGCGGGCGCCGTCGCCGCCCTGCGGCGGGCCGTATGA